Within Hydrogenophaga sp. PAMC20947, the genomic segment AGGTGGTGCGCTGAGCGTTCGGCCTTCGTGCACATTTGTTGAATCACCCAAAGGAATACCGTCGTGAAAGGATTTCTACGAAAAAACCCATCAGCAGAAGTCGCTGGTGTGGAGTACTTGGCAAGGGCCATGGCCAAATGGCCGCCCTTCGCGCAGCCCATCGCAGCGTGTGGGCCCGCTGAGAAGCCTCGGCCGACGGCCGCCTCAGTCGGCATCGAGTACCGCACGAAAACAAGACTGCGCCGATGGTGGGGTCTTTTGGCATGGTGACGCGCCACACCAACCGGCCAGCAGGAGTAGGCTAGCTCTGTCCACGTAGGGCATCCGCATCCCAGCAGAACAAGGAGAACACACCATGCATCAAGACCCCATGGGTATCCGGGCCAGTTTGCCGACCGGGTCGGGAACCGCTTCCTACATCAGTCTCGCCAGCTTGGCGGCCAAGACCGGGGCGGATGTGGCACGCCTGCCGCACACCGTCAAGATCCTGCTGGAAAACATTGCCCGCCGGGCCGGCGGCCGCGATGTCTCGGTGAGCGACGTCGAAGCGCTCGCGCACTGGCCGAATGGCGGCGAAGCGCCACTGGCGTTTATGCCAGCGCGCGTCCTGATGCAGGATTTCACCGGCGTGCCGGCCGTGGTGGATCTGGCGGCCATGCGCAGCGCCATGCAGCGGGCCGGCGCCGACCCGCAGCGCGTCAACCCGTTCGTCCCCGTCGATCTGATCATCGACCATTCGGTGCAGGTCGACCGTTTCGGCAGCCCCGACGCCTACGCCGCCAACCTGGAATGGGAGTACGAACGCAATCGCGAGCGCTACGCGTTGCTGAACTGGGCACAGCAGGCCTTTGACGGCTTCCGCGTGGTGCCGCCCGGCATGGGCATCTGCCACCAGATCAACCTCGAACACCTGGGGCGCGTCGTCATCGAGCGCGATGGCTGGCTCTTCCCGGACACCCTCGTTGGCACGGATTCCCACACCCCGATGATCAACGGCCTGGGCGTGCTGGGTTGGGGCGTCGGTGGCATCGAAGCCGAAGCCGCGATGCTGGGCCAACCCATGTTTTTGCCCAAACCCATCGTCCTCGGCGTCCGAACGCGCGGCGAACTGCCGCCGGGCACCACGGCGACCGACCTCGTCTTGACCCTGACGCAGAAGCTGCGGGCGCACGGCGTCGTCGGCAAGTTTGTCGAGTTTTTCGGCCCTGGTCTGAGCAGCCTGAGCATCGCCGACCGAGCCACGCTGTCCAACATGTCGCCCGAGTTCGGTGCCACGGCCACCCTGTTCCCGGTGGACGCCAACACTTTGAAGTACCTGCGCTTGACCGGGCGTGGCGACCTGGTCGCAAACGTCGAGCGCTACACACGCGAGCAAGGCCTGTTCAGGATCGACGATGACGCCGAGCCTGCGTTCAGCGAAGTGCTGGACCTCGACCTGAGCCAGGTCGAGCCCAGTGTGGCCGGGCCGAAGCGGCCGCAGGACCGGGTCGCGCTTGCGGCGGTGGCGCAGTCGTTCCAGTCGGCGGCCGAAGGCGCGGCGGCGCAGGTGAGTGCGAAAGAGATCGCCAGACTGGACGCCGAAGGCGGCAGCGCAGTCGGTGAGATTCACAAAGCACCCAAGGAACAATTGGCACATCCGGGCGACGCAAACTCCGTCACCCATGGATCGGTTGTCATCGCGGCCATCACCAGTTGCACCAACACCTCGAACCCCTCGGTCATGATCGCCGCCGGTCTGCTGGCCAAAAAGGCTGTTGAAGCCGGCTTGCAATCGCGCCCATGGGTGAAAACTTCGCTGGCGCCGGGTTCGCGAGTCGTCACGCAATACCTCGACAAAGCGGGTCTGACGCCATACCTGGAAAAGCTCGGTTTCAACCTGGTGGGCTACGGCTGCACCACCTGCATCGGCAACTCCGGCCCCCTGCCCAAAGAGGTTGCCGAACTGGTCAAAAGCAATGACCTGACGGTGGCCTCGGTGCTGTCGGGCAACCGCAACTTCGAAGGCCGCATTCATGCGCAGATCAAAGCGAGTTACCTGGCATCACCGCCCTTGGTGGTCGCCTACGCACTGGCCGGCACGGTACTGGGTGACCTGACCCGCGACCCGCTGGGTGCGGACGGGGGTGGCAGGCCGGTGTACCTGAAGGACATCTGGCCGACCGCCGAGGAGGTCGAGACGTTGATCGCCTCATCGGTGCTGTCAGAGCAGTTTGAAGTGGAATACGGCCGCATATTCGAAGGCGACGACAAGTGGAAAAGCATGCCAGCGCCAACCGGCACCCTGTTTGAATGGACCGACGATTCGACCTATGTGAAAGAGCCACCGTTCTTCAAGGCTTTCGCCGATGAGCCGTCAGCGCCGGGCGACATCAAAGGCGCGCGCGCACTGGCCTTGCTCGGCGACTCGATCACCACCGACCACATTTCGCCGGCCGGGGGCATTGGCGCCAACTCGCCGGCTGGCAAGTACCTGGTCGAACAAGGTGTTCCTCAGGCTGAATTCAACAGCTTCGGTTCGCGGCGCGGCAACCACGAGGTGATGATGCGCGGCACCTTCGGCAACATCCGCCTGCGCAACGCGATGGCGCCGGGCACCGAAGGGCCATGGACGGTGCACCTGCCCAGCGGCGAGCAAATGAGCATCTACGACGCGGCCATGCGCTACCAGGCAGAAGGCACGCCGTTGGTCGTCATCGCCGGGCGCGAGTACGGCTCGGGCAGCTCGCGCGACTGGGCCGCTAAGGGCTCGGCACTGCTCGGCGTCAAAGCCGTCATCGCCCAGAGCTACGAACGCATCCACCGCAGCAACCTGGTCTGTATGGGCGTCTTGCCGTTGCAGTTCAAGAACGGCGAATCGGCCCACACGCTGGGACTGACCGGCGATGAATCTTTCGCCATCAGCGGCATGGCAGGTGGTATCGAGTCGCGTCAAAACGCCACCGTGGTGGCGACACGATCGGACGGCTCGAAAACCACGTTCGAGACCACGGTGCGTATCGATGCGCCGGCCGAAGTTGAGTATTTCGTCAACGGCGGCATCCTCGACATGGTGTTGCGCCAGCTGCTGCAATCAAAGGCGGAAGGCCACGGGGAAGGCCGCGCAGGTGATGTATGACGCAACGATCGCGTCTGAAACTCGGCGCCTTGCTGCCATGGGGACCGTGATGACGGTCGAGCTGGTGCTGTTGCTCAAGCAGGGCTCGTGGGTCAACTGAACGTCACCCGCTTCTCAAGGCAATTTTCAATTTTCGGTTTGTTTGGCCTCGGTCGAGTGACCGGTCTGGGGGAGCGGATTCAACCGGTCGATTGACATCTGGTCCCGCGAACGACCGGTTGCGGCATTTGCGAACGTTCAGCCGTCGAATCCGAATGGCTAACGTCAGCCTTCACCTGAGCTTGGTCGCGCCCGTGTGAACTGCGGTTTCTGGCGGGGCTGAGTCGGATGGTTAACCAGCCGAAAGCGGTCGCTGGGTTTGGGGGCAGCCGCCGCTCAGTTCATTCCCCCTTGAAGTGCCGTGGACGCCGCGGACGGTAGATGGGCACCGGAAGTCTCGATACCGTCACCGCAGTGCACAAATCCGTCATTGCGCCGACCGACGGGGCCGCCGATACCGTCAAAGCGTCCAACTCGAGCCCCGATCGCGTGGCAAGTTCCAAATCTCGACACTTCATGGCCAGTAGCTATAAACTGGCGTTGCTTTGTGCAATCGCAGGCGACGGGAAGCAAGTCGGTATTGACCTCGTTATGGGCCGCAGAGCCACGGATTTCAGCGATGAGCGGCGACCGGCCACTGACAATAGAGTGGGAATAGGCTCCACGCATGACGCGGTGGTGAGGCGGCTTCGGGTGGCAATCAGGGCCTGGTAGAGCGGAACAGGCGGGGTTTTGATCGGTTGTTTAGGCTCAAGCTGAGCGCACGATTGTCGATACTGGGGGGAGAGACAACGAAATCCCGCCCAATATGACTCCCGCCACCACCACCGACGCACCCGAGCCGCTAGTTGAGCTGCCCCCGCTGCCCCCGCAGCCGGCGCCGACGGTCTTGATGGTGGACGATGAGCCTTCGGTTCTGAGTGCACTGAGACGCCTGTTTCGACCCCAAGGCTACAAAATTTTGCAGGCGAACAGCGGTGCAGAGGGCCTGGAACTGCTGCGTGCCAATGCGGTGGATGTCGTGATCTCCGATATGCGCATGCCTGAGATGGATGGCGCGCGCTTCCTGGAGCTGGCTTGCAAGCATGACGCCGGCATTGCCAGAATTCTGCTCACCGGCTATGCAGACATCGCCGCGACCATTGCCGCCATCAATCACGGTGCCATTCACCGCTATATTGCCAAACCCTGGGATGACCAGGAACTGCTGGTGGTCGTGAAGGAGGCGTTGGACCGCCGCCAGCTCGAGCGCCGCAACGTGGAGTTGACCGAACTGGTCGGCACCCAAAATGAGCAGTTGCGGGACGTCAATCGCACGCTGGAGTCCCGAGTCGAAGCAAGGACCAGCGAACTGCAGCAAGTCAATGGCATGCTGGAGGCTTCTTACGAAGAGTTGGACAGCACTTTCATGGTGGCGGTCACGGTGTTTTCCGCGTTGTTGGAGATGCGGGAGACCAACACGGGACACTCGCGCCGTGTTGCCGATCTGGCGCGCAACACCGCCAAACGCCTGGGTTTGTCGGACCGGGAGGTGCGTGACGTTTACCTGGCTTCCTTGGTGCACGATGTGGGGAAAATCGGGTTCCCAGACAGCATGATGGGCAAACCGTTGTCGATGTACACGCCGGAGGAGACCATGCGCTACCGCCGTCACCCTGTGGATGGTGAAACGGCGCTCATGCCTTTAAGCCAACTGCAGGGCGCCGCGCGGATTGTGCGCCAACACCACGAACGGTTCGATGGCAAAGGCTTTCCCGAAGGATTGTCGGGATTGGAAATTTCGATCGGTGCACGCATTGTGGCGCCGGCCAGCGATCTGGATGCGCTCATGCACGGCGGTCTGGGCAGCTCCAAGATCAAGATCGACCAGGCTCGCCAAATGCTCCAGGGTGGCATTGACACGCGGTATGAGCGGCGGGTGGTTGAGGCGCTGCTGGAAGTCTTGGCGGAAGCTGAGGCGGCGGCCAAGGCAGATGTGCAGATAGAGGCACACGCGCTTCGACCAGGCATGGTGCTGGCGCGGGACCTGATGTCCAGCCAGGGCGCCATTCTTCTGGCGGTTGGCTATGTGTTCGACGAACGCATCATCAAACAGATTTCGGATTTCTCGCGCCGGGAAGGCGTACAGCTGAAACTGCATGTGCGGCAAGACTCGCTTCAACCACATCCGTCTACAGCGGGCCCCAGGCCATCGAAAGACCACCTATGAACGCTTCATCGCTTCGCCATTTTGATGCACGTGCGCAGAGCGTCCATGAGCTGGTCAATGCGGTCGCCGTGCCGATGGCTGTCCACGCAGGTGGCCCCATCATCGCGGCCAATGAGGCGTTTTGTCGGCTGGTGTCGAGATCCGAAGAAGCCTTGGGGCAACTTGCATTTGGCGATCTGTTGGGGGAGGACGATCGCGATGCGATCGTGGAGATTTGTCGCACGTGTCTGGATGGTTTGGGCCTGCCGCCAGTGACCTCTGGTGTTTTGCTGACACCCGATGGTGGCGAACGGCCAGTGGAGATGCATGCGCGCCCGGTGAACCTTGGGGGAACGCCAGCCGTGGTGATGACCTGCGTCGATCAAAGCGACATTCTCCATACCCAGACCAGCCTGATCGCCTTGAGCGGCATGCTGCGGCAAATTGTTGATGGGGCGCCGCTGGCCTCGTTTGTGATGGACCACAATCATCGCATCACCCACTGGAATACGGCTTGCGAGCGGTTGACGGGTTTGCCACGGCAGAAGGTGCTCGGGTCGAGGGAGGCATGGCGTGCGTTTTATGACGACGAGCGGCCATTGTTGGCCGACTTGATTGTTGACGGCGTCAGCGAAGCCGCCATCTTGGCGTTCTATGGCGATACCGCCCACCCCTCCAAAACCGTGCCCGGAGGGTTTGAGGTAGAAACTTTTTTCCCGCAATTTGGCCCACAGGGTGCAGAGGGCGCCTGGCTTTCTTTCACCGCAGCCCCGTTGCGCGATGCCGAGGGCCAGATCATTGGTGCCATCGAGACATTGCAGGATGTGAGCGTGCGGCGCCAGTCCGAAGAAGAACTGTTGAATCACCGCAATGATCTGGAAGAGCTGGTCAAGCAGCGGTCGGCGGAGCTGGCTTCAACCGCCCGTGAGCTGGAACGCTTTGTGTCGAGCTCCCCGGTGGGCGTGGCCTATTCTTCGGCAGGCAAGATCCAACGGGTCAACGCCGCGATGGCGGAAATGTTTGGCTATTCACAAGAAGCCATGACGGGCATGTCGGGTCGAAAAATCTACCTCTCCGAGGAAGACTTTGCCAGTCTGGGGCAGTTGGCCGGGAGACAACTGAGCATGGGCGAGCCGCTGCAGCATGAAATGTGGCTTCGGCATGCGGATGGTCGTGCCATCTGGGTTCAGATAGACGCCCATGTTGCCGACCGGGAAGACACCGCTCAGGGCACTTGGTGGATGATGCGGGACCGCACGGAAATACGCACCGCCCAAGAGCAGCTGGAGGCCAGGTTCGAGGAGCTGCGCGCCATCAATGGCCGTCTTGAAGAGGCACAGAACCAGTTGCTGCAGCAGGACAAAATGGCCTCGATCGGTCAGCTCGCGGCTGGCGTAGCACATGAGATCAACAACCCGATCGGGTTTGTCAGCTCCAACCTCAACTCTTTGCGTCAGTATGTTGATGGCTTGCTCTCGCTGAGCACAGCGTATGAAGCTGCTCTGGCCGCACCTGGTGACCCGTTGGTTGCGGCGGCCTTGGCTGCCAAGCGAGAAGAGGTAGAAATTGAATACCTTCGAGAAGACTTGCCACAACTGCTGGACGAATGCGGCGACGGACTGGGACGGGTGAAAAAAATCGTCCAGGATCTGAAAGATTTCTCGCGTGTGGATCAGGCCAACTGGCAAGAAGCGGATCTCAATGTGGGGCTAGAGTCCACTTTGAATGTGGTGCGCCACGAGGTCAAATACAAGGCGGAAGTCATCAAGGAACTGGCTTCGCTGCCACCCGTGATTTGTCTCGCAGCGCAGTTGAATCAGGTGTTCATGAACCTGATTGTCAACGCAGCCCACGCCATTCCCGATCAGGGCACCATTACTTTGTCGTCGGGGACCCAAAGCAAGTGGGCTTGGGTGCAGGTTGAAGACACAGGTTGTGGCATGTCGGAAGCGGTGCAGCGGCGGGTTTTTGAACCGTTTTACACGACCAAGGATGTGGGCAAGGGCACCGGCCTGGGGCTCTCCCTGTCATTTTCCATTGTGCAAAAACATGGCGGTGCCATCCGTGTGCGTTCGGAACCTGGCAAGGGTACGGCATTCCGGGTTTGGCTACCGATCGCCGGGCCAGAGTCGCTGGCCACAGGCGAGATCCCGCCAACGTGGAAAGATGTGGTGACCACATGACGACGGAAACCGTTGATCCAGTCCGCCGAGAGGCCTTGCTAAAGGCCCTCCCACAGGCGCTCTTGCGCAATGAGTGGGCGCTCAGCTACCATCCTCAACGCTGCCTGGTTCAGGGCAAAGTAGTTGGCGCAGCAGTTCAGGTCAATTGGGTATCCCCGACCCACGGGAACCTGAGCGCTGAGCTGCTTTTGCCTCTGATGGCCGAGGCTGGCCTGATCGATGAATTCAGTCGATGCGTGTTGCTCAAAGCTTGCGACCAGATGGTTCGATGGCAGGCGATTCAGCAGACCTCCATGCGGATCTGCATCGAGATGGGATCACATCAATGCGCTTCTCCTGCCTTGGCTGGCATGGTGGCCGAAGTGCTTGAAGAGACGGGTGTTCCGGCGGCCTTGCTGGCGATCGGCATACAGGCCCCCACGCTTCATAACCACCCTGCTGCCTTGGCAGCGTCACTGACGGCGCTGCGTGGGCTGGGGGTGGAAATCGTGGCGCAAGGATTCTGCTCGGAGCTGTCTCACCTGGACAGTTTGTGCAGTCATCCCGTCGATCGGGTACACCTGAGCCCTGCACTGATTCAAGGCCTTGTGGCCGATGGTGTGAGTGCGAAGGTCAGCGGCGCTTTGATTGAAATGGCCCATGGACTGGGCTGGCAAGTGCTGGCAGATGGTGTTGTGACGCAGACTCAGCTGGATATCCTCGTGGGCCAGGGTTGTGATCAGGCGCAAGGAGACTTCCTTGGACATGCCGTCGATGGCGATGACTTCGAGTCATTGCTTTTTGCGAGCCTTGAAGTCACTGGCAAACTGGAAGTGAGCCGGGCTGGCCAACGAACTTTGTTGCTGGTCGACGATGAGGAAAACATCGTGTCCTCGCTCAAGCGCCTGTTTCGCCGGGATGGCTATCGAATATTGACGGCCAACAGCGGCGCCGAAGCACTGGAGGTGCTGGCCGCCAACGACGTGAATGTGATCCTTTCTGACCAGCGAATGCCTGGCATGACGGGCGTTGAGTTCTTGAGGCAGGCCAAGGTGATGTGTCCCGCAAGTGTGCGCATCACCTTGTCGGGCTACACCGATCTGCAATCCATCATTGATGCGGTCAACGAGGGCGCCGTCTACAAGTTTTTGACGAAACCTTGGGAAGATGCCCGCTTGCGTGAGCACGTGACCCAGGCATTTGAACAGTTTGAACTGGCCAGCGAAAATGTGCGCCTGGGTATGGAGGTGCGCGCCATCAACCGGGATCTGGCCAGTGCCAATCACAGGCTGGAGCGCATGGTGATCAGTGCCGACGAGCGCAGGCGTGCCATGCAAAGTGCTGCAGGTGCGTCCAGGGACATGCTCGATCTGATCCCGGTGTCCATCTTTGGTGTGGGGTCTGAGGGCATTTTGGCCTACGCCAACCGTTGCGCCATCAGCGAATGGCCAGAGTTCGCTTCTGCGCTGGGCGAAGAGCCGGAAGAGCAGCTCACAGCATTGATGGACAAGCTGAATGAAGACGCCGCCTGCCAGGTGCCACAAGGGGTCTCGCTGGGGCTTTCGGGGCGCCGGGTGACTGCCTGGAAACGCACACTAACGGGCGCACAAGGCGAGTTGGGGTCCTTGATTATTCTCCACGCCAATCCAACGGCTCCCGTGGGCGAAATGGAGTTGTCGGCATGAGTCCATGCACCTCTTCGTTTGGCCTGGGAGGTGGGTCGTGTCCTGGCTGCCCGGAGGCCTGCACATGATCGCCGCGTCGAACGAGATCCAGTTGACCGAGCCACCCGACAGCAAGGTGCTGGCGCGTTGCATCGGGGAACTTCCGGCTTTGCCTCTGGCCTTGATGGTGGCGGTCCAAGCGCTGAGCAGTGACGATTTGCCTGCCAGCGCCTGCGTGGACGCCGTCGAGCGCGATCAGTCTTTGGCCGTGCGTTTGCTGCGACTGGCCAACTCTGCTTTCTATGGCGCCCGAGGGCACGTGGCGAGCGTCGAAGACGCGGTCGGCATGCTGGGTTTAAGAACCGTCGCCAGCGTGGTAGCCGCAGTTTCCATGCGGTCGACATTGGCCCTTGTACCCTGCAACGGGTTTTGTTTTGAGACGTACTGGCGGCATGCCCTGACGACCGCAATATTGGCGCGCGAGCTCGCGCGGCAAGCGGTGCTGGATCCGGGGGAAGCCTTTCTGGCCGGTTTGCTTCACGATGTCGGTCAGTTGCTCCTGGTCGTCGCCCATGCCGACTGGGCTGAACGTGCATTGCAAATGAGCCACGATGAGCAGATCGATCTGTGTGAGGCTGAGCGCAGGTTGATTGGCGTGGGACACGACGAAGTGGGCGCTGAAGTGATGCGCCATTGGCACTTCCCGGAGAGGCTGGTTGATGCGGTTGCCGCGCACCATGTACCGCTGCCAGCGTCACCTGGAGATCGCATGTCCCTGTCGGCACTGGTTCACCTGGCTGATCTGCTGGCTCATCACATGGACGCCGAGGATGGCGTGCCATTTTCAGTCGGCGAGCGGCCTGACTGGGACAGTCTGTGTGTGGATGAAGCGTTTTTGTCTTCCTTGCTGGAGCGCACCAAGAACGAGCTCTCCGTGTTCGAATCTGCTTGACGCCATGATCAGGAATCACCATGCACGCTGCTAATTCCCCACGAATTCTGTTGGTCGATGACGAACACTCCATTGTTCGCGCGTTGACCCGGGCGCTGAAGCAGGCATTCACGGGCACATTGCAGATTGAATCCTGCACCTGCGGGGCAGATGCTCTTGAACTCCTGCTTGGCCGGCGATTCGATGTCATCGTCAGTGACCTTCGCATGCCTGGCATGGGAGGCATGGAGCTGCTCGAACGCGCAGCTGCTCTTCAGCCCGATTGCGTCAGAATGATTCTGACCGGCACTTCAGACTTTGGGACCGCTCAACAAGCCCTCAACGGGTTTGGTGTGTACCGCTATCTGACAAAACCTTGGGAAACCGACGATCTCATTGCGCACGTCGGTGCGGCCGTGAAGCACGGCCAGCTGTTGCGCGCGCAGCGAGATCAGGCCCTGGAGTGGGCGGCGAGCCAAGGCAAAGTCAGTCCTCAAGATGTAGAACGCCAACGCCTTGAGTCCATGGAGCCAGGCATCACCAGGGTGGAATGGGACGAAGATGGTTGCCTGGTATTGCAGGCTTGGGACGACAAAGGATCCACGTTCTCCTTCTGAGCGGTTCGTCCGGCCTGCTGACCATCGGACAAAGCGGATACAGTGGTGGAAAAAGGTCCCCGCCCCATGTATTTGCCCCCGCAATTCACCGCCAAAGACCGCCAAACGGCCTGTGATGTGATGCGCACACATCCTTTTGCATCGCTCATTTCGACCGATGATGAAGGCTTGCCTTTTGTGACCCATATTCCTTTGCATCTGGTGGCCGATGACGCGATACCGTGGAAGCTGCTCGGTCATTGCGCCAGGCCCAATCCCCATTGGCGTTACCTGGAGGCCCGGCCACGTGCGGTTGTGACCTTTCTTGGCCCCCACGCCTATTTGTCGCCCAAGGTCTACCCCGATCTTGCGAGGGTCCCCACCTGGAATTATGTAGCGGTGCACGTCACGGTTGAGGCTCGAGTCATCCATGAGCCCGAGGAGAAGGACGCCATGCTCAAGTCTTTGATCGGCGACCACGAGCCCCCTTACGCCGAGCAATGGCAGGGTCTGGGCAGTGATTTTGCCGAAAAAATGCTCAATGGCATCGTCGCATTTGAGCTGACGATCACGCAGTTGCAATGCAAGCTCAAGTTGAATCAACACCGCCCCGAGGCATTCGAAGCCACCTTGGAAGCTTATGACGCGGGCGATCAGTCGAGTCGTGCGCTGGCGACTTGGATGCGGCGCCTGAACAACTCAGCGAAGGGATAATCGGATGCGGATGATTTTTGGCGCTTTGGGCTTGCTGGTGGTGCTGGGTTTTGTCAGCTGGCTGAACCGAAGCGCCGTTGAGGCGGTATCGACGCCGGTGTCCGTTCCGATGCCCGATGGCACGACCCAAGCCATGCACCCCAAACAGATTGAGCAACAGTACAAAAAAGCGCTGGAAGAGGCCATGAATGCTTCGCGCTCGCGCATGCCGGACGAATGAACAACCCACAAAGCGATACCCATTTCATGACCTTGGCGCTGGAGCAGGCGCGAGCTGCGGCTCTGGCAGGGGAGGTACCTGTGGGCGCGGTGGTGGTGCATCAGGGCAAGGTCATAGCCACTGGCCGCAATGCTCCCGTGCATTCACACGACCCCAGCGCACACGCCGAAATCGTGGCCATGCGCGCTGCTGCCCAGATACTGGGCAACTACCGGCTGGAGACTTGTGAGCTTTTCGTCACGCTGGAACCTTGCGCCATGTGCAGTGGCGCGATGTTGCATGCACGCCTTCAACGCGTGGTGTTTGGTGCGGCTGATCCCAAAACGGGCGCCGCTGGCTCGGTCGTGAATCTTTTCGCACAACCGCAACTGAACCACCAGACCGAGGTGCTCGGCGGGGTGCTGGCGGAAGAGGGCGCGCAACTGCTCAAATCTTTTTTCAAGGAGCGCCGATTGAATTTACATC encodes:
- the acnA gene encoding aconitate hydratase AcnA, whose protein sequence is MHQDPMGIRASLPTGSGTASYISLASLAAKTGADVARLPHTVKILLENIARRAGGRDVSVSDVEALAHWPNGGEAPLAFMPARVLMQDFTGVPAVVDLAAMRSAMQRAGADPQRVNPFVPVDLIIDHSVQVDRFGSPDAYAANLEWEYERNRERYALLNWAQQAFDGFRVVPPGMGICHQINLEHLGRVVIERDGWLFPDTLVGTDSHTPMINGLGVLGWGVGGIEAEAAMLGQPMFLPKPIVLGVRTRGELPPGTTATDLVLTLTQKLRAHGVVGKFVEFFGPGLSSLSIADRATLSNMSPEFGATATLFPVDANTLKYLRLTGRGDLVANVERYTREQGLFRIDDDAEPAFSEVLDLDLSQVEPSVAGPKRPQDRVALAAVAQSFQSAAEGAAAQVSAKEIARLDAEGGSAVGEIHKAPKEQLAHPGDANSVTHGSVVIAAITSCTNTSNPSVMIAAGLLAKKAVEAGLQSRPWVKTSLAPGSRVVTQYLDKAGLTPYLEKLGFNLVGYGCTTCIGNSGPLPKEVAELVKSNDLTVASVLSGNRNFEGRIHAQIKASYLASPPLVVAYALAGTVLGDLTRDPLGADGGGRPVYLKDIWPTAEEVETLIASSVLSEQFEVEYGRIFEGDDKWKSMPAPTGTLFEWTDDSTYVKEPPFFKAFADEPSAPGDIKGARALALLGDSITTDHISPAGGIGANSPAGKYLVEQGVPQAEFNSFGSRRGNHEVMMRGTFGNIRLRNAMAPGTEGPWTVHLPSGEQMSIYDAAMRYQAEGTPLVVIAGREYGSGSSRDWAAKGSALLGVKAVIAQSYERIHRSNLVCMGVLPLQFKNGESAHTLGLTGDESFAISGMAGGIESRQNATVVATRSDGSKTTFETTVRIDAPAEVEYFVNGGILDMVLRQLLQSKAEGHGEGRAGDV
- a CDS encoding HD domain-containing phosphohydrolase, whose protein sequence is MTPATTTDAPEPLVELPPLPPQPAPTVLMVDDEPSVLSALRRLFRPQGYKILQANSGAEGLELLRANAVDVVISDMRMPEMDGARFLELACKHDAGIARILLTGYADIAATIAAINHGAIHRYIAKPWDDQELLVVVKEALDRRQLERRNVELTELVGTQNEQLRDVNRTLESRVEARTSELQQVNGMLEASYEELDSTFMVAVTVFSALLEMRETNTGHSRRVADLARNTAKRLGLSDREVRDVYLASLVHDVGKIGFPDSMMGKPLSMYTPEETMRYRRHPVDGETALMPLSQLQGAARIVRQHHERFDGKGFPEGLSGLEISIGARIVAPASDLDALMHGGLGSSKIKIDQARQMLQGGIDTRYERRVVEALLEVLAEAEAAAKADVQIEAHALRPGMVLARDLMSSQGAILLAVGYVFDERIIKQISDFSRREGVQLKLHVRQDSLQPHPSTAGPRPSKDHL
- a CDS encoding PAS domain S-box protein — encoded protein: MNASSLRHFDARAQSVHELVNAVAVPMAVHAGGPIIAANEAFCRLVSRSEEALGQLAFGDLLGEDDRDAIVEICRTCLDGLGLPPVTSGVLLTPDGGERPVEMHARPVNLGGTPAVVMTCVDQSDILHTQTSLIALSGMLRQIVDGAPLASFVMDHNHRITHWNTACERLTGLPRQKVLGSREAWRAFYDDERPLLADLIVDGVSEAAILAFYGDTAHPSKTVPGGFEVETFFPQFGPQGAEGAWLSFTAAPLRDAEGQIIGAIETLQDVSVRRQSEEELLNHRNDLEELVKQRSAELASTARELERFVSSSPVGVAYSSAGKIQRVNAAMAEMFGYSQEAMTGMSGRKIYLSEEDFASLGQLAGRQLSMGEPLQHEMWLRHADGRAIWVQIDAHVADREDTAQGTWWMMRDRTEIRTAQEQLEARFEELRAINGRLEEAQNQLLQQDKMASIGQLAAGVAHEINNPIGFVSSNLNSLRQYVDGLLSLSTAYEAALAAPGDPLVAAALAAKREEVEIEYLREDLPQLLDECGDGLGRVKKIVQDLKDFSRVDQANWQEADLNVGLESTLNVVRHEVKYKAEVIKELASLPPVICLAAQLNQVFMNLIVNAAHAIPDQGTITLSSGTQSKWAWVQVEDTGCGMSEAVQRRVFEPFYTTKDVGKGTGLGLSLSFSIVQKHGGAIRVRSEPGKGTAFRVWLPIAGPESLATGEIPPTWKDVVTT
- a CDS encoding EAL domain-containing protein, with protein sequence MTTETVDPVRREALLKALPQALLRNEWALSYHPQRCLVQGKVVGAAVQVNWVSPTHGNLSAELLLPLMAEAGLIDEFSRCVLLKACDQMVRWQAIQQTSMRICIEMGSHQCASPALAGMVAEVLEETGVPAALLAIGIQAPTLHNHPAALAASLTALRGLGVEIVAQGFCSELSHLDSLCSHPVDRVHLSPALIQGLVADGVSAKVSGALIEMAHGLGWQVLADGVVTQTQLDILVGQGCDQAQGDFLGHAVDGDDFESLLFASLEVTGKLEVSRAGQRTLLLVDDEENIVSSLKRLFRRDGYRILTANSGAEALEVLAANDVNVILSDQRMPGMTGVEFLRQAKVMCPASVRITLSGYTDLQSIIDAVNEGAVYKFLTKPWEDARLREHVTQAFEQFELASENVRLGMEVRAINRDLASANHRLERMVISADERRRAMQSAAGASRDMLDLIPVSIFGVGSEGILAYANRCAISEWPEFASALGEEPEEQLTALMDKLNEDAACQVPQGVSLGLSGRRVTAWKRTLTGAQGELGSLIILHANPTAPVGEMELSA
- a CDS encoding HDOD domain-containing protein, with amino-acid sequence MSWLPGGLHMIAASNEIQLTEPPDSKVLARCIGELPALPLALMVAVQALSSDDLPASACVDAVERDQSLAVRLLRLANSAFYGARGHVASVEDAVGMLGLRTVASVVAAVSMRSTLALVPCNGFCFETYWRHALTTAILARELARQAVLDPGEAFLAGLLHDVGQLLLVVAHADWAERALQMSHDEQIDLCEAERRLIGVGHDEVGAEVMRHWHFPERLVDAVAAHHVPLPASPGDRMSLSALVHLADLLAHHMDAEDGVPFSVGERPDWDSLCVDEAFLSSLLERTKNELSVFESA
- a CDS encoding response regulator, which codes for MVDDEHSIVRALTRALKQAFTGTLQIESCTCGADALELLLGRRFDVIVSDLRMPGMGGMELLERAAALQPDCVRMILTGTSDFGTAQQALNGFGVYRYLTKPWETDDLIAHVGAAVKHGQLLRAQRDQALEWAASQGKVSPQDVERQRLESMEPGITRVEWDEDGCLVLQAWDDKGSTFSF
- a CDS encoding FMN-binding negative transcriptional regulator; this encodes MYLPPQFTAKDRQTACDVMRTHPFASLISTDDEGLPFVTHIPLHLVADDAIPWKLLGHCARPNPHWRYLEARPRAVVTFLGPHAYLSPKVYPDLARVPTWNYVAVHVTVEARVIHEPEEKDAMLKSLIGDHEPPYAEQWQGLGSDFAEKMLNGIVAFELTITQLQCKLKLNQHRPEAFEATLEAYDAGDQSSRALATWMRRLNNSAKG